Below is a window of Cetobacterium somerae ATCC BAA-474 DNA.
AACTAACTTAAATTTTCAAGAGATGAAAAGTTTTAGAAGAAAGATTCAAATGATATTTCAAGATCCATATGCCTCTTTAAATCCGAGACAAACTATTGGAGATATAATAAAAGAACCAATGGAGATTCACAATCTATATGAAGAGAAAAATAGAGATAAAAAAGTTTTAGAAATACTAGAACTAGTGGGATTAAACTCTTCACATATGAGTAGATATCCTCATGAATTTTCAGGAGGACAAAGACAAAGAGTTGGAATAGCTAGAGCACTAGCTTGTAATCCTGAATTTATAGTTTGTGATGAACCAATATCAGCTTTAGACGTTTCAATTCAAGCTCAAATAATAAATACTTTAGAAGAGCTACAAAAGAAATTAGGATTGACTTATCTTTTTATAGCTCATGATCTATCTATGGTAAAACATATTTCTGATAGAGTTGGAATAATGTATTTAGGAAAGTTAGTTGAAATTTCAACAAGTGATGAGGTTTATAATACTCCACTTCACCCTTATACTGAAGCATTATTATCAGCTATACCAATACCAGATCCAGATATATCATCAAAAAAAGAAAGAATAATTTTAGAGGGAGATATACCAACTCCAATAAACCCAAAGGGTGGTTGCAGATTTAAAAGTAGATGTCCAAAAGCATTTGAAAAATGTGAAGAGATAGAACCTAAATTAATAGAGGTTAGAGAGAATCACAAAGTTGCATGTCATTTATATACTAATATCTAAAAGGAGGAGTTTATGTTCGGGAGATTAAATGGAAAAAGTTTAGCAATAGCATCAGCAGTTTTATTTTTAGTTGCATGTGGTGGGAAAGATGAAGAGAAAAAAGCACAGACTTCAGTAGAGAGTAAGAAAAATTCAATATCTTATAATTTAGGAACTGATCCAAGAACAATAGATCCACAGTTAAATACAGCAGTAGATGGTTCAATTGTTGCATCTAACATATTCGAAGGTCTTTTCATGGAAGGGGATGATGGAAAGTTAGTTCCAGCAGCAGCGGAAAGTGTTGAAGTATCTCCTGATGGTAAGGTATATACTTTTAAACTGAAAGAGAATGGAAAATGGTCTGATGGGAAACCAGTAAAAGCACAGGATTTTGTTTACTCTTGGAAAAGAGGATTAACACCAGATACAGGAATGGAATATGCTTACATGCTATTTTATTTAAAAAATGGTGAAAAGTTTTATAATGGAGAGGTTACAGAAGAGGAGATTGGAGTAAAAGCAATAGATGATAAAACTTTAGAGGTAACTTTAGAGAATGCTACACCATATTTTCTATCTTTAACATCTCTACCATCATACTTTCCACTTAGAGAGGATGTTGTAAAAGATAATCCAGCATGGGCAATAGATGCTAAAACTTATATAGGAAATGGACCATTTAAAATTAAATCATGGAGTCCTAAAGAAAATATATTATTAGTTCCAAATGAAAATTACTGGGGAAAAAATGATGTGAAATTGGATGAATTAAGATTTGATATAATTGTGGATGATAAAACTTATTTAAATGCTTTTAAAGCGGGAGAAGTTGACATTATAGATGCTCCTCCAGCTAGTGAGATACCATCTCTTTTAGCTAGTGGAGAGGGGAAAATATATCCATATTTAGGAACATATTTTTATGTTGTAAATGTGTCTGGTAACAATAGTAATCCAGAAGTGGTAAAGTTTTTAGGAAATCCAAAAGTAAGAAAAGCACTTGCTTTAGGTTTGAATAAAAAACTTATTGTTGAAGAGGTTACAAAGGCTGGACAACTTCCAGCTAGAAGTTTTGTTCCAGAAGGAATAGTTGCTACAGACGGAAATGACTTTACAAAGAATAGTGCATATTTGCCTGGAGAGGGAGATGTTGAATTAGCTAAAAAATTAATGGT
It encodes the following:
- a CDS encoding ABC transporter ATP-binding protein, with the translated sequence MGENLLEIKGLCKHFNLKKSIFEKNKKVLHAVDDVTLEIKKGETLGLVGESGCGKTTLGRTVVRLYEPTSGEIVYDNKNITNLNFQEMKSFRRKIQMIFQDPYASLNPRQTIGDIIKEPMEIHNLYEEKNRDKKVLEILELVGLNSSHMSRYPHEFSGGQRQRVGIARALACNPEFIVCDEPISALDVSIQAQIINTLEELQKKLGLTYLFIAHDLSMVKHISDRVGIMYLGKLVEISTSDEVYNTPLHPYTEALLSAIPIPDPDISSKKERIILEGDIPTPINPKGGCRFKSRCPKAFEKCEEIEPKLIEVRENHKVACHLYTNI
- a CDS encoding peptide ABC transporter substrate-binding protein, which codes for MFGRLNGKSLAIASAVLFLVACGGKDEEKKAQTSVESKKNSISYNLGTDPRTIDPQLNTAVDGSIVASNIFEGLFMEGDDGKLVPAAAESVEVSPDGKVYTFKLKENGKWSDGKPVKAQDFVYSWKRGLTPDTGMEYAYMLFYLKNGEKFYNGEVTEEEIGVKAIDDKTLEVTLENATPYFLSLTSLPSYFPLREDVVKDNPAWAIDAKTYIGNGPFKIKSWSPKENILLVPNENYWGKNDVKLDELRFDIIVDDKTYLNAFKAGEVDIIDAPPASEIPSLLASGEGKIYPYLGTYFYVVNVSGNNSNPEVVKFLGNPKVRKALALGLNKKLIVEEVTKAGQLPARSFVPEGIVATDGNDFTKNSAYLPGEGDVELAKKLMVEAGYTTPESIPKLTFTFNTGDGHAMVAQAVQDMWKKNLGVDVDLKNEEWAVFQTTRNNKNYDIARHGWIADYNDPMNFLDLWVTGGGNNVSGYSNPEYDNLIKEAQKENDPEKRTALLHKAENILMDDMPIIPLYYYTSVVAANPKVKGWVKSPLGGYHFKKAYVEN